A genomic window from Nicotiana sylvestris chromosome 11, ASM39365v2, whole genome shotgun sequence includes:
- the LOC104243726 gene encoding cytochrome P450 94A2-like, which translates to MYSTKQKLVLLVVVITIKLSETERDDHNRDGAFPCGHKSSEHHQFPIKSYPLLGCTLSLIKNRHRVIEWTTELLAKSSSATITLTGLFGRSCIYTSNPSNVQHIIKTRFHFYQKDVILRRSLLDLLGNGIFLVDGAKWKFQRQLMSRELKASTFHQLVKTVTMKELSSRLLPLFSSAIEEDHVLDLQDIFRRFTFDMVCQVAFGYDPHYLLPSLVLLNTPLADAYRTAINISMGRKRIEEKKEKQLLTKNPYSLDDFFDRMKDKQMDIYMHASICESMRLYPPVPQESKQAMEDDIWPDGTKVKKGTRVLYNIFAMGRSAELWGPRTYIGKDIAFMQIKLVAANVLRQYRFVPAVEGYSPVYGSCMTSKMRNGFH; encoded by the exons ATGTATTCAACAAAACAAAAACTCGTACTACTCGTAGTAGTAATTACTATTAAACTTTCAGAAACAGAGAGAGATGATCATAATCGTGATGGTGCTTTCCCTTGCG GTCACAAATCTTCAGAGCATCATCAGTTTCCAATTAAATCCTATCCACTTTTGGGTTGTACATTATCATTGATTAAAAACCGGCACCGCGTTATCGAATGGACAACAGAATTGCTGGCGAAATCATCGTCTGCAACCATCACCCTAACAGGTCTCTTTGGTCGAAGCTGTATCTATACGTCAAACCCGTCCAACGTCCAGCATATTATCAAAACTCGCTTCCATTTCTACCAGAAAGATGTCATTCTACGACGTAGCTTACTTGACTTGTTGGGGAATGGGATCTTTCTTGTTGATGGCGCGAAATGGAAGTTCCAAAGACAACTCATGAGCCGCGAGTTAAAAGCGAGTACGTTCCATCAGCTAGTAAAGACTGTTACTATGAAAGAGCTTTCTTCTCGTCTTCTTCCTCTCTTCTCATCGGCTATAGAAGAAGATCATGTACTGGACCTTCAGGATATCTTTCGCCGCTTCACATTTGACATGGTGTGTCAAGTAGCTTTTGGTTATGATCCACACTACTTGTTACCATCATTGGTTCTACTAAATACACCCTTGGCAGACGCTTATAGAACCGCAATCAACATCTCCATGGGAAG GAAAAGAAtcgaagaaaagaaagaaaagcagcTTTTGACAAAGAACCCTTATTCATTGGACGATTTCTTTGACAGGATG AAAGACAAGCAAATGGACATATATATGCATGCTTCCATTTGCGAAAGCATGAGACTTTACCCTCCAGTCCCTCAAGAATCAAAGCAAGCAATGGAAGATGATATATGGCCTGATGGAACCAAGGTGAAGAAGGGAACGCGTGTTTTATACAACATTTTTGCAATGGGGAGATCAGCAGAGCTGTGGG GTCCGAGGACTTATATAGGAAAAGATATTGCTTTCATGCAGATTAAATTGGTGGCTGCCAATGTGCTGAGACAGTATCGGTTTGTTCCTGCTGTGGAAGGTTATAGTCCAGTTTATGGTTCGTGCATGACTTCGAAGATGAGAAATGGTTTCCACTGA
- the LOC104243725 gene encoding uncharacterized protein, which yields MRDHIQREDYELWDIVIDSPLATLRKNVEGIDVPKTRADCTAEDLKKWEKNVKAKKWLVCGLDPDEYSRIQGCSTANQIWDTLQLAHEGTTQVKRSRETLLYSQYGNFAMKDG from the coding sequence atgagagatcACATTCAAAGAGAGGACTATGAGCTATGGGACATTGTCATTGATAGTCCACTGGCTACCTTGAGGAAAAATGTTGAAGGAAtagatgtgccaaagacaagagcagATTGCACTGCTGAGGACTTGAAGAAGTGGGAGAAGAATGTTaaagccaagaaatggcttgtttgTGGACTTGATCCAGATGAGTATAGCAGAATCCAAGGTTGTTCCACTGCTAACCAAATTTGGGACACACTGCAACTGGCCCATGAAGGAACAACTCAGGTGAAGAGATCTAGAGAAACTCTATTGTACTCTCAATATGGGAACTTTGCTATGAAGGATGGATAA